AAAACACAAGTGTTAGTAACAGTATGCAAAACAGTACTTATTTCCGATGTACAAAGTACAAAAATAGAAGTCGATCCGGAAATTGCTTGTTTTCTATCCCTGTATGGCATAGCTCATAACACAGCAATCAAACCATCCAAACTAGTTACCATCAATGACACAAGCAAACACATTAACGTTAACTGGCAAAGTCTCACAGGTCTGAAAGTCGCACCAATGAATAAACAAGGTCAGATACTCTGGCATCCGAAGGACTCTTGTCCATTTACCATAACTGACTAACTCTTGCGATTGTAAATTTACCAGGATCGACACGCACAAAAGCTGTGATACCAGCAGCTAATTCAACTCTGTAGTAATCTTCGTTCATAACAAGAAAACCCGGCAAGTACCGGGTGTGATTTACATGACGCAATTGATGGGAGAGGTAGAAAAACAAGCGAAGCTAGTGTCTACCTCCACCACGTTTACCTGCGACTATCTGACGTTGCAACACAGCTTTGATTAATGCTCTTTTTCTACCATCCGGTATATCCTGCATCTTGATTTGCGCGATCGCTGCGGCTACAGGACTGTAGGTTATTTCTGAAACTTCAGGGGTAGCGATCGCACCGTTCAGAGTTTCTGTCATTATAGTTATGCTCCTTTGTCTGTGTACTATACGCATGGGAGTTACCTCACAACAGGTGATGACTGATGTGAGGAAGTCTCTGAGGGGTGTTGACGCACTCCCCAGAGAAGCAACAGTTTATGCTCACAAGTCATAGTACAATAAAAGTCACAAATTGGATACCAAAAAGAAACCAAATGGAGGTAAATTGGTAACGTAATGAATTTTTGATAGCACAATGGTCAAGAAACGCGATCGCAGGTTCCCGGTCAATCTACCTATAGTCAAAGAGATTCGCTTATCTCTATGGGGTCATACCAGAGGTGTATCAAAGACTCGAATGGCTGAGGCTATTTTGATTGACAGAGTGAGTAACGCTGATAATTGGAATGAGGTTTGTAAAGATTTACGGCAAGAAGCAGCGATTCGTAAAATCACAGTAGAAGAACTGATAAAAGAAATACTCAAAGCTGACGGATACGAAGACTCAGTTGATATCGATAATGTTGATTGGTCTTGTTTGCTGAATAATCAGGAACCAGAAATTGAGGAAACAGAAGAAGAAACTGACACAAGGGATTCTTAGCCCTGAACCGGATAGTGACCAAATATCGCTATCTGTTTTTCTACCTCTAACAAGTCATAGTTTTGGAATCGGATACTTATTCTACTGCCATTAACAAGTAACTATCAGCATAGCGATGCAATTCCGATCGCAGTATGAACCTACCTGACTAGAGCTAATAAATGGCGGTACTAATATACAGGCTTCTGTAACATCTCCATAGTTGATACTTCAATTGATCTGGTCGCACCTCGTTCTACGCACCATAGTGCCAGTATAATACCTGACAATTGTTAAGCTTTTAGTTTTATCTTCAATCGGAGAATAGAATCATATTATTCACATACTCATAACAAAAACAAATGTCATTCTTAAATGATACTGATAACAATGACGACCATGAAGAGCGAGACTTCCCAAAAGACGATGACGAACAAAACAACGATGATAATGGTGACGAAGACAATGAGGACTGGAGTTACCTAGAATCTCTCATTGATGAGGTAGTGAACTCATAAACAAACCCGTAACTCAATACCGTTACTTGATCATGCAGGAGGTAGAACAAGTTTCTATCTCCTGTTTGTTTCTATAGTGGCACTACTGTCAATACTTGCCTCTGTAAGCCTCTGTAACTGTCCATCTGAAGCTATTGTGGTTTGATATCTGAAAGTCAAAACAGAGGGGTTACAGGCTGATGTAGCGCGAGTTCTCATTCAGTAGTCACTACGAGCCAAAAAACGAGTACTTTGCTATAAAATTAGTTTATACAATGACGTTAATTGATAAGCAATCCTGTTATGCAAGTTCTATGCAACTAGATATGTCTCAAGCGATACTGGTAGAGTAAAGCCAACTTATGCAACTTGCGCGAAACCATTGATTTCCTGTGATTCTATAAAGCCCGTGATGGGGATTGAACTCATGACCTCACCCTTACCAAGGGTGTGCTCTACCACTGAGCTACACGGGCAAATTTTATTTGAAGGTTTAGAGTTAGGAGATCGGAGTTTTGTTTATTGCTCATCTCTCTTAACTCTGTTGAAGGTGGGCCGAGCTAGATTCGAACTAGCGTAGGCGCAAGCCAGCGGATTTACAGTCCGCCTCCATTAACCACTCGGACATCGACCCGTATCACCCACGATTACTAATATTAGCACAAGCTGTTGGAAATGCAAGGGGGAGAGAAAAAAATTTTTGTTGGTGGTTAGTTGTTGGTGGTTAGTAGGAAAACCACTATCCACTAACTACTATCAACTAACCACTAACTACTATCCATTATCCAACCAATTCCCCAGTCTCTTGCAGGGAGTGCAAGCGATGGTAAATTCCTTGACGATGCAGGAGTTCGTGGTGGTTTCCGACTTCCACTATTTTTCCTTGGTCTAAAACCACAATCTTATCTGCTTCCCGTACTGTACTCAGTCGGTGGGCAATAATTATTGTGGTGCGGGTTCCCAAAATTGAGCGCATTGCTAACTGAATTGAACGTTCTGACTCATAGTCCAAGCTGGAGGTGGCTTCGTCAAACACCAGCACGTCTGGTTCTACTAACAACGCTCTAGCAATCCCCACACGCTGTCTTTGTCCGCCGGAGAGTCTCACGCCTCTCTCTCCTACAACTGTGTAATATCCTTTAGAAAGTTGCTGCACAACTTCATCAAGTCTGGCTATTTTGCAGGCTTCTTCAACTTGCTCAAAACTAGCATTGGGATTTCCATAAATCAGGTTATCCAATAAAGTTCCGTTGAAAATATCGACTTCTTGGTGAACGATCGCCAGTCTCCGCCTATAGTTCCCTACATTCAGAGTGCGTATATCCTCACCGTCAATCAGAATCTTACCTGCTTGAGGTTCAAAATACCGCAGTAACAATTTCACTAAAGTCGATTTACCAGAACCAGAACGCCCTACCAACGCGACTGTTTGATATGGCTCAATCAAGAGATTGATGTCTTGCAAAACTGGGCGATCGCTATCATATGCAAAGTTGATATGCGAAAATTCCAGTTTTCCAGTAAATCTATAGGGATTGTCTGCAACATTTTGCTCTTCTAGTAAACCTTCTGAATCAACTCCCGAAGGTTCTTTAAGAAAATCGTGGAACCGTATCATTGATGTATAACGGCGAGCAAAAACCTCTGCTAATGTGCTGATAGGTTCTAGCTCGGCGTATGCCATGCTAGACAACGTGAGTGTCATGACAAAGTGACCGAGACTAATTTTCCCATTGAGTGTCGCTGCTAAAGTCAAACCCAAGACTGTAAATACACAAAACTGAATGACAGTTCTTTGCCAAGTTTGCAGTTTTACGTAACCCTTGTGAATGCGGTATTCAACAAGTTTTAATTCACGCGATAACCTTACATTTTGCCGCTTTAACTCTTTTGCTTCAGTTGCAAAAGCTTTCACTGTTTTGATATTGCTGATAATCTCAGAAGTGCGGCTTTCTGTATCTTCCATGTACTTATCTAGTAAGTTATCGTGCCAAATCAGCCTCTGCAATTTCTTTAAGCTGAAGCCTAGAATCACGATAAAGGAGATCAGATACAAAATTGCAATCCGCCACTCAACAAACCAGATAAACACAAAGATAGCCAATACCCGAAACAGCTTGGGAAGTAACTGTCCGGCGATTTCAGGGTAAGTCCAAGTGTGGTTGGCAATTCCTCTTGCTACCCGTCCGGCAATACGTCCGGGGTTGTTTTCATCATAAAATTCTAAAGGTAAGGTAAGAATCTTTTCTATGGCTGTTTGGCTCTGCACCTGACGCGCCTTTAAGGCTATATCCCAGTGAAACCAACTGCTCAACCAAGGCTGCGTTGGTGCTCTCACCACTGTAACCAGAAAAATTAAACCCAGTAATGCTCCTAACTCTAAAGGTTTACTTACTGGGTAGTCGATAAGGTTTGACAGATTTGCGATCGCGTCTTGAAGGATTCTATCTAATGGTTGGTTGGACAAAACGTTTAAAATTTGCCCAATAGCATAAGGTACCACCAAATCAATGACTTCATACATACTGGTTGCTGCGATACTAAAAGCGCTAACCGACCAGTAGGGACGAAAGTAGTTGAGAATATCTCGAAAATTAGCCATGATGCACACTAATCTTGGAGCGCGAACCTGTAACTCCTGAGGTTTTAATACTACATATATACTACAAAAGAGTCAATAGTTTAGGTGTATAAATCTTTCTTTGGGAGTAGGGAGTAGGGAGTCGGGAGTCGGGAATGGGGCGAAACAATTCAATGGTCACTGGTCACTGGTCACTGGTCACTGGTCACTGGTCACTGGTCACTGTTCACCGGTCACTGTTCACTGGTCACTGTTACGAAAAAATTCCAGCCGATAGCGATAGAGCGCAACGGGTCGAGAACCAGCACTGAAGTAACTTGGATCTTGCGGTGACAGGTAAACAGCAGTGACTTGATCTGCTTCGATCGCAGGACTCCCAGAGTCGAGTCTATCTAATTTGTGATATGCAGTCGTAGATTCAACAATATTGAAGTAAGGACGCCCACCACCTTTAAATATTTGTTGAAACACTTCTGCTCCAATGAATTTGCCATCACCTGTCGTTTCTGTGGCGCGTCCACTGATTATGGAAACAAGCTGGCGTTCGCCACGTAAAAAGGTAATCTGACGATTGGGCGTCTTTGGATCTACTTTGACGGATAATACAGCATCACTTAGATAAGCCCTTGCCAAATTTAAACCGTTAAAAGCTCTATCTGCTACGACTGCTGCTGACTTGTTATTGATGACAGGAATGGCTTTGAGCGCTGTTGCAGGCATTTTTGCCTTAACAAATCGCACTTTGAAACTTATGGGTTTGTTGAGGTACTGACGATTGCTTTCAAATCCGGGTGTAACGATATTGGGTGCTAAAGGTGCAGCCAAATCGGAAAGTGTGCTTTTCACCTCCCAATCACCTTCCATCCATTCTGGGTAAACCAGATCGCCTACAGCTGGTTGTACTGATGTTAGTTTTTCCCAATGCTCGAAATTGACCAACCTTTCAGATAATTCTCCACCTTCTGCTTCCCCAGCCCAGAAAAGGCATAACATAACTAAGCAACAAACCCAAATGATTCTCATAAAAGTATTTTTAAGCATGAAAAAATTTTAATTGTAATTTCTCTAGCAATCCTAATTGAATCTTGAAATCAAGAAACCCGGTATCTCCCAGATACCGGGTTTCTAACGCTCAGTCATTATATATTAATTTATTTTAATTTTATTTTGAGTAATAACTCATTCAATAAAAACTTAGATTGCTTTTTTATCATCAAATTTAACTAGAACGTAAAAAACTAAATAAAAACATTAGCCTTTGACTAAAATACTGAGCAAAAGAAGCTCAAGGATTAAGAGAGATCTCTAAAACTAACCTAGTTAAGGGAAAAATCCGTTCAAAAACCCTGTTTCTTTGACAAATTTGAATCATATGTCTTGTTTTTAACATGAGAAAAGTCTCATCATCACGATAAAAAGAGAAGTCCAAAACTAACCTAGTTAAGGGAAAAATCTGTTCAAAAACCCTGTTTCTTTGACAAATTTGAATCATGCGTCTTGTTTTTAACATGAGAAATGTCTCATCATCAAAACGATTGTTATTAGAATCTTAATTAAAAAAATACTTGGTACTAATAAAAATTCAGTGAAATTACTTAAATGCGAGAATTTACTTTTCCGCTCGGTAATATTCCTCCGTTCAAATTTAAATTAGATTTAAAGAGGGGTATTTATCCTTAGCTAACAGGATATTTTAAAAGTCGAATTATCGACCAGGGTGCAAGTTTATATAAATTAATCATCGAAAGAGTACTTGCACTAATGAGTCTGTCTAGTTCTTTTACGGATTTTTCCTTAGCTGAATTGTTCCAACTGATTGACCAAGGACGAAAATCTGGTTGTTTAACAGTTTGTACCTTGCCAGATTTACAATCTCCTATTTCCAAATCTCAGTATTTTTATATCTGGTTTAGACAAGGGAAAGTCGTAGCTGCTGCCCATAACCTGCGCGGTCAGGAGTTAAGTTCTAAAATAGTTAAGCGAGGGTGGGCAAATTTGAACGTTATAGAAAAAGCTTGTAATGAAGCTCCCACAGCTCTACCTCTTGGTTTACTGTTGAAAACTGAAAGTCTATTAACTGCCGAGCAACTCAACCTGCTATTCGCAAACCAATTACAAAAAGTTCGTGAACTTTTTGAAATTCAACAAGGTGTGTTTAAACTTGATAGCAAAGCAGCTTTGCCTCTAGAAGAAATGACTGGATTAAGCCTGAGAGCAACAGAAGTGGCTCTTATGGCTTTAAGAGCATTAAAAAACTGGAAAGCGCTGGTGGATGTCCTCCCAAATCCTAGTTCATCTATCAAAAGTATTTCTCACGCTAAACCACAGATTCGCTTGCACGCTTGTGAGTGGCAAGTATGGGAATTCGCTAATGGGAGTGTTTCTTTGGATGCGATCGCAAAACAGATCAATCAACCCCTTGCTTTAGTCCAACAAGCTACCTTCCGGCTAATGCTTGCGGGTTTGGTGGAAGAAGTTCCCATACTGACATCAACCACAGATTTGAATGATGACTCTTTGAATTGGGACCTCATTGGCGATCCTGAATTGAACCGCCAAAAAGCGAAGGAATCAGAAGCATTCAAAATCAATACTTCATTTTTGCAAAATCTAGTGGGTTTTTTAAAGAGTAAGACTTGAAAATAAGGAGTCTTAGTGGTTAGTGGTTAGTGGTTAGTGGTGTTTCAACTAACAACTAACAACTAACTACTAACTACTAACCACCATAGTGTAATAATAAAATCACAACATTGAAGTATGCACTCTCAGTCACCATGCCTCTGGGCAAAATTCTGAATCTACTGTTAGTAGTACTTGAAAGAATATCAGCCAAGTCCGCAAAATTAACAGACAATTTGCAAACCACAGAAGAGTTGCCCTCAACCACTACTGTGGAAAAGACAGAAGTCAGTGCAGCTATCATCTCAGATGTATCATCTTTTACAGAAGAAGATCGATCTGAAATATTTGAGGAAAAAAATGCGATCGCGATCGCAGTTTCAGCGCTCCAAGATGAGTTGCACAACTTTGTCTCTGGTAGCGCTGAAGTTGAAGGTGCGATTATTATTAGCCCTGATGGCATGGCATTAGCTTCTGTGTTGTCGCCAGGAATGGATGAAGAGGGTACTGCTGCTTTGTCAGCATCCATGCTTTCATTAGGAGAACGTATTGGAAGCGAACTTGCCCGTGGTGCTATCGATCGCGTTGTGGTGGAAGGCGAGAGAGGTTACGGAATCTTGGTGGGCTGCACTCAAAAGGCTATTTTGTTAGTGCTTGCTAGTTCTGCTGCTAAGCAGGGCATCCTGTTTCTGGAAATTAAACAAGCTGTTGCCAAAATAGCGGCTTTGTTGAAGTAAACGAGGCAGCTTGATTCATAAGTTTTGATGGGTTAAGTTGGTCTAGATCCCCGACTTCTTAAAGAAGTCGGGGATCTAGCAGACCTCCCCACTCCCCATTCGCCACTCCCCATTCCCAAGTTAAAAGAATGTAACAAAATTCCACACAATGTAATAATTTTGCTACTTTTAAGTGGCTGCTGAACCATAATAGCTGAAGACTTTGTTTTTTTTGATACTTAGGAGAACTAACAATGACTCTAAACCCACATGCGTTTATGTTGACGCTAGAGAAGCGTGCTGGTTTTACAGATGCAGATAAAGCTTTGCTCAAAGCTAACGCAGATTGGGGAGTCAAAGTTGCCCCAGAAATGACCGACCACTTCTACGCCTACCTCGCACGAGATGAAGAAATGAATGCGATTTTACATACTGGACAAGAGCGGATTCATCGCCTTCATGAAACCTTTATACAATGGTTTCAAGAGATGTTTACAGGGATCGATAATTGGGGTCCTGGCTATGCAGACCGACGCTGGAAAATTGGTCTAGTTCACGTTCGTCTCGGAATTGGACCTCAGCACGTTGTTCCAGCAATGGCAACAGTGATACACGAAGTCGGCAAGCAGCTACAAGCTGAAGGTCAAAGCGAAGTTCTTAAAGATACTCTCAGTCGGATCTGTATGATTGACTTGGCTTTTATTGAACAAGCATATGTGGAAGTCTCTTCAGCAGCTGTTCTTCAAGAAACTGGTTGGACAGAAGGATTGTTTAAGCGCTTAATTGCGACTGGCGCACGTTCTATGTAAAACTTTTTTACAGAGCTATAACAGGGTAAGTAATACGACTAAAGCGATCGCCCCTACAGGGTGCATTTGCCAATATAGCTTCCGGTAACCGAGAAACACTTATGAGCGGATTATGCGGAGAAAATTTCACAACGTAGTTATTAAGAGAACTTAAAAAAGCTAGCATTCAAGTTTGAAAAGTGACTAACTACTGTTGTAAAATCCCAAAGAAGGCAATAAAGCTATTTCAGGGTGTGCAATCTGTAATGCAATTTTTAGATCGGTTGCATCAGTTGAATCAAAGAAGTTGTGTCACATGACCTGAAGAGGACAGAATCTGATGTATCTCATAAAATTATCTCTGCTCATAAAGTCAAAGTTACTGAGTAAGTTCATTGTTATATTTACGTGGATTGAAATTACCCACAAGATTTTCCAAGTGCTTGGGTATGCCTCCAATAGCTGTAACCTTATGGAGGTATAAATGGCAATCCTACGCATAGTAGTCACAGGAGGCGTAGGCGCAGGAAAAACGAGTTTGATTCGTACAATCAGTGAAATAGAAGTCGTGGATACTGATAAGAAAGCGACAGATGAAGTAGGACAACTGAAGGAAAAAACTACAGTTGCTCTAGATTTCGGGCGACTCACTATTGCATCGAATCAATCATTACACCTATATGGCACCCCTGGTCAACTGCGGTTTGACTTTATGTGGGATATTCTGATTGCCAAAGCGCATGCTTACATTCTGCTAGTAGATGCCCATCGTCCAGACCAAATACGATTTGGACGGCGGATTCTTAACTTTGTCAACCAACAAGTGCAACTACCACACATTATTGGTCTGACACACACAGATTGCGCGGACGCCTGGGATGCAGAAGACGTGGCTCTTGCTCTGGGATTTGTAGATGAGCACGCTCGACCGCCAATCATTTCTGTTGACGCTACTAGTAAACCTTCCGTAGCACAAGCTTTGATTGCTCTTGTTCAAGAGATAGGTAACTTCTACCCTGGTTCTAATTCGTAGCGCATTTTGTCAAGCGATCGGAGTGCATACCTTTAACAACATAAAAACAACACCCTTTTGGAGAAATAGAGTCATGATTAATGTTTCAATGTTGCAAGATGAATTACAAAACTTTGTCTCTGGCAGTGCGGAGGTTCAAGGTGCAATCCTTGCCAGCCCTGATGGCTTAGCGTTAGCTTCCGTGGTTACAATAGGAATGGATGAAGAGCGTACTGCTGCTATGTCAGCCTCGATGCTTTCACTCGGAGAACGCATCGGACGCGAACTGGCTCGCGGTAGTGTTGACCGTATTGTGGTAGAAGGTGAGAAAGGTTACGGTATTTTAGTAGGCTGCGGTCAAGAAGCTGTTTTATTGGTTCTTGCTAGTGCTGCGGCTAAGCAAGGTGTTCTGTTTTTAGAAGTCAAACGGATTGTGGCTAGGATTACTCCTTTGTTAGCATAATTGTTACATAATATTGGATCTTAGATTTTCACTCTCAATCTAAAATCCAATATTCAGTCACTATAAACGACGATGCTCCATAAATATGTGACTCAAGGATAGAACGCTATCTTTAACTGCCCCAATCACGCGATCGATATCTTCCTCTGTATGGGCAACAGAAAGAAAACAGGTGCGACCTTCCCAGATGTAAACTCCCTTTTCGATGAGGTGATAAAACAGCAGTTCAAACTCGATAGGCAAATAAAACTCGCTGACGTTACCTGCGAAAGAAAAGCGAAAGAAGGAAGCAAAATGTGTTACCTCAATGGGTAAACCTTCTTGTTTGAAGAAAGCATTGAGAGTTGCGGCTAGCTGTGCGGTTCGCTGATTTAGCTGTTGCTGTAGCGTCCCTCCCTGCATTTTCATCTGCCTAAGTACAGCCCTCGCCGCCGCCATTGTGAGCGGATTTTTACAAAAAGTCCCCGCAAAAAACGTCATTGGCACTTCAGGATAGGAATTGTCTCCATACAGCCACATACCGCCATCAATTCTATCCATATAGTAGGGTGAGCCAGCAACTACTCCAATTGGCAATCCGCCGCCAACTACTTTGCCATAGACAGCCAAGTCCGCTTTCACACCAAACACGGCTTGACAACCGCCAGGATGAACGCGAAAACCCGTGAGGACTTCATCGAAGATCAGCGTGACTTGCTTTTCTTGAGTCAGTTGTCGCAATTGTTGGAGGAATTCTTTGGGTTGTAAATCGGGACGACGGCTCTGTACGGGTTCAACTAAAACGGCAGCTAGCTCATGAGCATGAGCGTTGATGATCTCTAAAGATTTAGGATCGTCATAGGTAAGAACCAAAACATCGTCGGCAATCTTTTGCGGCACCCCCGGAACCAAAGGTACAGCATGAAGTTTATTATCCCCAATTTGGGGGATGACCAAAGTGCTATCAAAGTGACCGTGATAAGAACCTGAAAAGATAGCAATCCGATCGCGACCTGTCGCTGCACGGGCTAAGCGCACTGCTGTCATGACTGCTTCTGTACCGGAATTACAGAAAACAACTCGCTCCATACCCGTCATTTCTGCGATTAACTCTGCTACCTCACCTGCCAGTTGGGATTGCGGCCCAATTTGTATCCCTTGCTGAATTTGCTCTTCCAGGGCTGCCGTAATAAAGGGAGCTTTGTGACCGAAAAGATGAACACCAAACCCCATTGTTAAGTCTATATACTCGTTGCTATCGACATCCCACAATCTCGCTCCCTGGGATTTCTCACCCACAATCGGATAAAACATCTCCTTAGTCAGATTCCAAAAACCAAAGGCAGATCTTCTATCAGCAAGAACGGGACGGTAGGCTTGCGATCGTTGTTTCGATTTTTGAGTGCGCTTGGTATAACGTTCAATGAACATTTGCAGATAATTCTGCTGGCTGGGATTTAAACTGTCAGCACTATCTTTTCTCAGGGTGCGATTAGGTTTAAATTCTTTGGTGCTGCTATTTCCAATAGGGGTTAGGGGGTAGGGGGACTCGGTGCCCCCTCTGGGGATAGGGGGAGAAGGGGGTAGGGGAAGAGGGATTTTCTCTTGAATAACTGTTATGGGGTCATTTTTTAATAAATTTGAATTTCCGTTGCTTTCTGGCTTGGTTTCGCCTACAGGAAGGCTATTCACAGATTTTTCTGGCAGCATATTGTTACGCAACAGTTCTAATTGTTGCGCCATTAAATCTAACTGTTGTGCGATAAACCTTTCTAGGTAAGTGTTCTTTTCCTGCTGAGACTGAATCCTGGCTAGTGGTACTGCGCGATCGCTCTCCTGTGGTTTGCTAGAGGTAATGGAAGCAACAGACTGCACTTGCGGTCTAGCATCGGTAGCAAAAGACAAAGAAAAGTCTGCTGATAAATTTTGGCTGATGTAAGTAGCGAGACTATCAATGGTGGGCAATTCCTCAAACAACTGAGCTATTGATACCTGAATGCCAAAGGTATCTTGAATTCTACGTACAGCGTCAATGAGAACAATGGAGTCAGCACCAACTTCCAGAAAATTGCTCTGAACACTGACTCGTTCTGGCTCTGTTTGCATGACGCGAGCCATAATAGTTTGTAACTTTGATGCGATCGCACCTTTTGAGTCGGTTTTGGGGGGTTGTGTGCTTGATTCTTTTACATTCATAGGTTTAGGGAGGTCAATCCAATAGCGTTGACGCTGAAAGGGATAAGTTGGTAAGTGTAATTTCTGACCTTGGTAACAGCGAGTAAATTCAGTCCAATTTATCTCTATACCTTTTATGTAAAGATGGCTGAGACTGCTCAAGATCGCCTGCCAGTCTTTGTGACCTTTTTTTAAAGAAGGTAGCCAAGTATACGAATTTTCACTTAGACAGCGTTTTCCCATCCCGATGAGGATGGGATGGGGACCGATTTCCAAAAAGACATCGTAGCCTTCTTGAACCAAAGTCTGAATGCCAGCAGCAAATTGTACGGGTTCTCTAGTTTGACGTCGCCAGTATTGGGCATCTAAGCGTTGTTGTGGCTGTAGTTTTTCACCTGTGAGGGTAGAAACAAACGGTATGCGGGCTGGACGATATTGCACTTGATGGGCAATTTCCGCAAATTCATCAAGAATTGGCTCGATGAGATGGGAGTGAAAACCGTGTGAGACTTGCATGACCTGGGTTGTCAATCCATCTGACTCTAACCGATCAAGCACCTTACCCATGGCTTCCGCTTCTCCAGAAATGACTGTATTTTTTGGCCCGTTTATAGCGGCAATAGTGACTTGGTTGTGGTACGGCGCGATCGCCTCTGCG
This genomic interval from Scytonema hofmannii PCC 7110 contains the following:
- a CDS encoding GTP-binding protein, producing the protein MAILRIVVTGGVGAGKTSLIRTISEIEVVDTDKKATDEVGQLKEKTTVALDFGRLTIASNQSLHLYGTPGQLRFDFMWDILIAKAHAYILLVDAHRPDQIRFGRRILNFVNQQVQLPHIIGLTHTDCADAWDAEDVALALGFVDEHARPPIISVDATSKPSVAQALIALVQEIGNFYPGSNS
- a CDS encoding DUF6816 family protein is translated as MRIIWVCCLVMLCLFWAGEAEGGELSERLVNFEHWEKLTSVQPAVGDLVYPEWMEGDWEVKSTLSDLAAPLAPNIVTPGFESNRQYLNKPISFKVRFVKAKMPATALKAIPVINNKSAAVVADRAFNGLNLARAYLSDAVLSVKVDPKTPNRQITFLRGERQLVSIISGRATETTGDGKFIGAEVFQQIFKGGGRPYFNIVESTTAYHKLDRLDSGSPAIEADQVTAVYLSPQDPSYFSAGSRPVALYRYRLEFFRNSDQ
- a CDS encoding DUF4388 domain-containing protein: MSLSSSFTDFSLAELFQLIDQGRKSGCLTVCTLPDLQSPISKSQYFYIWFRQGKVVAAAHNLRGQELSSKIVKRGWANLNVIEKACNEAPTALPLGLLLKTESLLTAEQLNLLFANQLQKVRELFEIQQGVFKLDSKAALPLEEMTGLSLRATEVALMALRALKNWKALVDVLPNPSSSIKSISHAKPQIRLHACEWQVWEFANGSVSLDAIAKQINQPLALVQQATFRLMLAGLVEEVPILTSTTDLNDDSLNWDLIGDPELNRQKAKESEAFKINTSFLQNLVGFLKSKT
- a CDS encoding ABC transporter ATP-binding protein — protein: MANFRDILNYFRPYWSVSAFSIAATSMYEVIDLVVPYAIGQILNVLSNQPLDRILQDAIANLSNLIDYPVSKPLELGALLGLIFLVTVVRAPTQPWLSSWFHWDIALKARQVQSQTAIEKILTLPLEFYDENNPGRIAGRVARGIANHTWTYPEIAGQLLPKLFRVLAIFVFIWFVEWRIAILYLISFIVILGFSLKKLQRLIWHDNLLDKYMEDTESRTSEIISNIKTVKAFATEAKELKRQNVRLSRELKLVEYRIHKGYVKLQTWQRTVIQFCVFTVLGLTLAATLNGKISLGHFVMTLTLSSMAYAELEPISTLAEVFARRYTSMIRFHDFLKEPSGVDSEGLLEEQNVADNPYRFTGKLEFSHINFAYDSDRPVLQDINLLIEPYQTVALVGRSGSGKSTLVKLLLRYFEPQAGKILIDGEDIRTLNVGNYRRRLAIVHQEVDIFNGTLLDNLIYGNPNASFEQVEEACKIARLDEVVQQLSKGYYTVVGERGVRLSGGQRQRVGIARALLVEPDVLVFDEATSSLDYESERSIQLAMRSILGTRTTIIIAHRLSTVREADKIVVLDQGKIVEVGNHHELLHRQGIYHRLHSLQETGELVG
- a CDS encoding protoglobin domain-containing protein; its protein translation is MTLNPHAFMLTLEKRAGFTDADKALLKANADWGVKVAPEMTDHFYAYLARDEEMNAILHTGQERIHRLHETFIQWFQEMFTGIDNWGPGYADRRWKIGLVHVRLGIGPQHVVPAMATVIHEVGKQLQAEGQSEVLKDTLSRICMIDLAFIEQAYVEVSSAAVLQETGWTEGLFKRLIATGARSM
- a CDS encoding roadblock/LC7 domain-containing protein — encoded protein: MINVSMLQDELQNFVSGSAEVQGAILASPDGLALASVVTIGMDEERTAAMSASMLSLGERIGRELARGSVDRIVVEGEKGYGILVGCGQEAVLLVLASAAAKQGVLFLEVKRIVARITPLLA
- a CDS encoding roadblock/LC7 domain-containing protein, which codes for MPLGKILNLLLVVLERISAKSAKLTDNLQTTEELPSTTTVEKTEVSAAIISDVSSFTEEDRSEIFEEKNAIAIAVSALQDELHNFVSGSAEVEGAIIISPDGMALASVLSPGMDEEGTAALSASMLSLGERIGSELARGAIDRVVVEGERGYGILVGCTQKAILLVLASSAAKQGILFLEIKQAVAKIAALLK